The following nucleotide sequence is from Synechococcus sp. KORDI-52.
GGAGGCGGAAGCGCTGCAGCTGGCTGAAAACGAACTCTGACCTCTTCTCGAAGCGTGTCTCAGAAGGGGACGGTGAGAGCGCTGGCTTTTATTTCTTCAGCGAATAAAAACCACCCATAGGGTTCCGGCCTTCTGGCCTGGCTGCTGTGGTCGTTCGCTCTTGTCTTGCGGTGAATCTGCTGGCGCTGTTGGCGTTTCCCTGTTCTGCGGCCGAGTTGGATCTGGCCTCGGCCTCCACGCTTCCAATCCCCTCGCCATCGACGGATGAGTCGGTTTTGGTGCTGAATCGCACCATGCGATCGCTCCCGCGTACGGGCGATCCCATCTGGAGTCTGCGTCTGGAAACCCCGGGCAAGCCCGTGCAGCATTTTGATGCCGTCAGTGGTCGGGCCCACCGTCAGAACGCCGATCGCCATCGTTCCGGCACCCGTGCGCCGCTTCCCGCCGGTCGGTACAGCCTTGGACCGGTGGAGGCGCTGGGCCCCGCTGATCCAAGTGAGCTCGGGCCGATCTGGATCGGGATCGAACCGCTGTTCCCCACCGGTCGAGGGCACCTGGGCATTCATCTCGACCCCAGTGCCAACCGCAACGCCAACAGCGGCACGCTGGGCTGTGTGGGCTTGATCCGCTGGGACGACATGCAGGCCCTCGCGGGTCTGGTGCAGCGGCGTAACGTCCGAACATTGGTGGTGAGTGACTGAATGTTCTCGGATTGGGGCTTCAGTTGGGGCGGCTGGTGGGACAACCGCCGGGGTGAGTGGTGGCTGCTGGCCCAGCTGCTCCTGATCACGGCCCATCTGCTGCCGGTCTGGCCTGCTCCAGCCAGCTTCGGTGTGGCGATCTGGCCCCAACCCTTGTTTGGCTTGGGCCTGCTGCTGCTGGCTTTCGGCCTGTTTCGGGCCTTCGAGGCGTTTCGCTGCCTCGGGGCCAGCCTTTCGCCGCTGCCCGCGCCCAAGCCGTCGAACCAGCTCATCGCCACGGGCTCCTATGCCATCTGCCGGCATCCGTTGTATCGGGCCATCCTGCTGTGTTCCGCGGGCGTGGTTCTGGCCACCGGCAGCCTGCTGCACCTGTTGTTGTTGATCAGCCTGGCGGTGGTGCTGCGGGGCAAAGCTCGCTTTGAGGAGCAGGCCTTACGGGCGATGCATCCGGAATACGGCCACTACGCCGCTGTCACTCCGGCGATTGTCGGTTGGGTTCCTGGTCTGGATTGGCGTTGATCGGCAGGGTCAGGCGGCGACCGTGCCGGTCATCGTCAGGTCGGCGTACAGCTGTTCGAGGGCGTCGATGTTGCTTGAAATGGTGTAACGCTCCAACGCGCGCAGGCGGGCTTTGCGGCCCAGCTCCGCCGTCAGGACCGGCTGGTCCCTGAGCACCGGCAGCAGCGTGCGCAACTGGGTGGTGACGCCCTGGGTGCTCAGCACGATCCCCGCCCCTTGCGCCAGCACCTCTCCATCGGCGCCGGCATCAGTGGCCACGCAGGCGGTTCCGGTGGCCATCGCCTCCAGCAAGGCCAGTGACAGGCCCTCCACAAGGCTCGGCAGGATGAAGACCTCAGCGCACTGCAGCAGGGCAACTCGGGTGTCCAGGTCCGGTTCGTGGCCCCACCAGAGGATTCGGTCGTCGTTGAACTGGTTCA
It contains:
- a CDS encoding L,D-transpeptidase; this translates as MVVRSCLAVNLLALLAFPCSAAELDLASASTLPIPSPSTDESVLVLNRTMRSLPRTGDPIWSLRLETPGKPVQHFDAVSGRAHRQNADRHRSGTRAPLPAGRYSLGPVEALGPADPSELGPIWIGIEPLFPTGRGHLGIHLDPSANRNANSGTLGCVGLIRWDDMQALAGLVQRRNVRTLVVSD
- a CDS encoding isoprenylcysteine carboxylmethyltransferase family protein encodes the protein MFSDWGFSWGGWWDNRRGEWWLLAQLLLITAHLLPVWPAPASFGVAIWPQPLFGLGLLLLAFGLFRAFEAFRCLGASLSPLPAPKPSNQLIATGSYAICRHPLYRAILLCSAGVVLATGSLLHLLLLISLAVVLRGKARFEEQALRAMHPEYGHYAAVTPAIVGWVPGLDWR